One window of Vibrio sinaloensis genomic DNA carries:
- the tamB gene encoding autotransporter assembly complex protein TamB translates to MIRRVIKWSKWLSVSLVSVLIVVLLALALLLFTHPGLQLVVWGAQQALPQLRVESAQGALLPRFTLNNVEYVEPQLPLTFVAKSVTLAINPACFTEPGLCVDELALDGVQLSLPEVASSETEQDPQPQQPMALVTSPIPIKVTRLALTNVDLNILGNLITWKRLTTGASFRGNRLRITPTRLDSARVTLAQAESDSPPSQPTPVAEPRQDIILPEFALPLQVELVGLEVNDFTLEQAEPLVVDRLGLVATARGSQINLQRLSLEMPQFDATLASKVTLKGDYPLQLNLEASVKDPVAKGQKVSLSASGSVAKLNLQARLSGLAKAQLDGELQPLKAQLPFNLTVNDVEAQWPLTGEGQYFINVNSLQSHGSLDGYQLKLDSAIQGQALPDIALSLQGQGNLAQIDLSQIEIATLGGDIKGEVMANWQTPLNWMAKLNFSHIQPGLQWPQAEGDISGVVSTQGQLTAQGGWQVALPTLDIDGLLRNYPLNIEGELNAADPEGKGELMLDTSGLVLSHGPNSIEAKGKLGQTWQMDLALNLADLGKTLPDLQGRARGKVILRGKLQQPNIGLDLALNQLDWQQQAQVKQVRVSGNVTPMPEPKGRLNLRLEAARYQDIVVDAVSLEVDGSQLSHELELAVDSNLVSTRLALAGALADTPELNWQGQLRRMTLSSQQGEWRLNQATNLGVDLATQQVTVAAHCWLQAQSSLCLDKEAQVGQSGRAQLSLNQFDFDQIATFVPKETLLKGQVNADIDAKWAANTSPEVEVNLALPTGQVSQQLEEKVTIGWQSAAAKVRLKSDQLDADWQIDFTDNGELSGKIDIANVLAKQKQLDGRVQLSDFNLDFLAPIVGTYSQFGSTINTDLQLSGAVNQPRITGRFVVDDMLLKGEISPVEVDSGRISIALHGYDATLAAAIDTPDGELEMAGTANWQQLDNWQTQLRIYAEELLVELPPMVKIKVQPDMTISASPTLARVDGDISLPWGRIVIEDLPPSAVAVSKDQVLLDKNYQPLEKESQVPFSLETNVNINIGDDFKLSAFGLQSGLSGKLNVAQKDKGPFVTGEVNIIDGSYRSFGQDLQIKEGKILMNGPVDQPYVQITAIRNPNNTRDDVTAGVKVTGPASEPTVTIFSEPAMPQANALSYLLRGQDIDGEAGGSAMTTTLIGLSLAKSGRVVGEIGEAFGVQDLQLDTAGSGNDSQVTVSGYILPGLQVKYGVGIFDSVGEFTVRYRLMQDLYLEAISGVDSAVDVLYQFEFD, encoded by the coding sequence ATGATCCGTCGTGTCATTAAATGGTCGAAATGGCTGTCGGTTTCGTTAGTCAGTGTGCTCATTGTCGTGTTGCTCGCGTTGGCATTGTTGCTGTTTACTCATCCTGGACTTCAGTTGGTGGTGTGGGGCGCGCAACAGGCGCTACCACAACTGCGTGTTGAGTCTGCTCAAGGGGCCTTACTGCCAAGATTTACCCTGAATAACGTTGAGTATGTTGAACCACAACTACCACTGACCTTCGTGGCGAAATCTGTCACTTTAGCCATCAACCCAGCCTGTTTTACTGAACCTGGTTTATGTGTCGACGAGTTGGCGTTGGATGGAGTGCAGCTGTCTCTGCCTGAAGTCGCTAGCTCGGAGACGGAGCAGGACCCTCAGCCACAACAGCCCATGGCATTGGTGACGTCACCGATTCCGATTAAAGTCACGCGCCTTGCGCTGACTAATGTCGATCTCAACATCTTAGGTAATCTTATCACCTGGAAGAGGTTGACAACCGGAGCCTCATTCCGAGGTAACCGATTGAGGATTACGCCCACTCGACTCGACTCGGCACGTGTTACGCTGGCTCAAGCGGAGTCTGATAGCCCACCCTCGCAGCCTACGCCCGTCGCGGAGCCGAGGCAGGACATCATACTGCCCGAGTTTGCTTTACCGCTGCAGGTCGAGTTAGTTGGGCTTGAGGTCAATGACTTCACACTTGAACAAGCGGAGCCATTGGTGGTTGACCGTCTTGGATTGGTGGCTACGGCTAGGGGGTCACAGATTAATCTTCAACGATTGTCGCTCGAGATGCCCCAGTTCGATGCGACGTTAGCCAGCAAAGTGACACTCAAAGGTGACTACCCACTGCAGCTTAATTTGGAAGCCAGCGTCAAGGACCCAGTGGCGAAAGGACAAAAGGTTTCCCTGTCAGCTAGTGGTAGTGTTGCCAAGCTAAACTTGCAGGCTCGGCTTTCAGGTTTGGCTAAAGCTCAGTTGGACGGCGAGTTACAGCCACTAAAAGCGCAATTGCCATTTAACTTAACGGTGAACGACGTTGAAGCTCAGTGGCCTCTGACTGGAGAAGGGCAATACTTCATCAATGTCAATTCACTACAAAGTCATGGTTCACTGGATGGCTATCAACTCAAGCTTGATAGCGCTATTCAAGGCCAAGCTTTGCCGGATATAGCGCTATCATTACAAGGGCAAGGGAACTTGGCGCAAATTGATTTGAGCCAGATAGAGATAGCCACACTCGGTGGTGATATCAAGGGTGAGGTGATGGCCAATTGGCAGACGCCACTTAATTGGATGGCGAAGCTCAACTTCAGCCATATCCAACCCGGCTTGCAATGGCCCCAAGCTGAGGGGGACATCAGCGGTGTGGTTAGCACTCAAGGCCAACTCACTGCTCAAGGTGGCTGGCAAGTTGCGCTGCCGACACTTGATATCGACGGTCTATTGCGCAATTACCCACTCAACATTGAGGGGGAGCTTAATGCGGCAGACCCAGAGGGTAAAGGTGAACTGATGCTTGATACCTCCGGCTTAGTCCTGTCTCACGGGCCGAACAGTATCGAGGCTAAGGGTAAACTCGGTCAAACATGGCAGATGGATCTCGCTCTCAACCTAGCTGACCTTGGTAAAACATTGCCTGACTTACAAGGGCGGGCACGGGGTAAGGTGATATTGCGAGGCAAGTTGCAACAACCAAACATCGGCCTTGATTTGGCGTTAAATCAACTGGATTGGCAGCAACAAGCCCAAGTTAAACAGGTGAGAGTAAGTGGTAATGTGACACCTATGCCAGAGCCGAAAGGGCGGCTCAATCTGCGCCTTGAAGCGGCTCGCTATCAAGATATTGTGGTTGATGCTGTCAGCCTTGAAGTCGACGGTTCGCAACTCAGTCATGAGCTAGAGTTAGCGGTCGACTCTAACCTAGTTTCAACTCGGCTAGCCTTAGCGGGTGCGTTAGCCGACACACCTGAGTTGAACTGGCAAGGGCAGCTCAGACGAATGACGTTATCATCACAGCAAGGAGAGTGGCGCTTAAACCAAGCGACCAATCTTGGGGTTGATCTCGCTACTCAGCAAGTGACGGTAGCCGCGCATTGTTGGCTACAGGCACAGTCATCGCTGTGTTTAGATAAAGAAGCTCAGGTGGGGCAAAGTGGTCGTGCGCAACTATCACTTAATCAGTTTGATTTCGACCAAATAGCGACTTTCGTGCCCAAAGAGACTCTGCTCAAGGGTCAAGTGAACGCGGATATCGATGCCAAATGGGCAGCCAACACGTCACCTGAGGTGGAGGTGAACCTTGCACTACCAACCGGCCAAGTCAGTCAGCAGCTCGAAGAAAAGGTCACCATTGGCTGGCAGTCGGCCGCGGCTAAAGTGCGATTAAAAAGCGATCAGCTTGATGCTGACTGGCAAATCGATTTTACCGACAATGGTGAACTTAGCGGTAAAATTGACATTGCCAATGTACTGGCTAAGCAAAAGCAGCTAGATGGTCGAGTCCAGTTGAGTGACTTTAACCTCGATTTCTTAGCGCCGATTGTCGGCACTTACAGTCAGTTTGGTTCGACCATTAATACCGATCTTCAGCTCAGCGGAGCAGTCAATCAACCGCGTATAACCGGACGTTTTGTGGTTGACGACATGTTGCTTAAAGGCGAGATTTCTCCAGTTGAGGTCGACTCTGGGCGAATATCGATAGCGCTTCATGGTTACGACGCGACGTTGGCTGCCGCCATAGACACACCAGATGGTGAGCTAGAAATGGCGGGAACGGCCAACTGGCAACAACTCGATAACTGGCAGACCCAATTGCGCATCTATGCTGAAGAGCTGTTAGTGGAGCTGCCGCCAATGGTCAAAATCAAAGTCCAGCCTGATATGACGATTTCTGCTTCCCCGACATTGGCTCGTGTGGACGGAGATATCTCTTTGCCTTGGGGGCGAATTGTAATCGAGGATCTCCCTCCGAGCGCGGTGGCGGTTTCGAAAGACCAAGTGTTGCTGGATAAGAATTATCAGCCGTTGGAAAAAGAGTCTCAGGTCCCCTTTAGTTTGGAAACTAACGTTAATATCAATATCGGTGATGACTTCAAATTATCGGCCTTTGGCCTCCAAAGTGGTTTGTCCGGTAAGCTCAATGTCGCCCAGAAAGACAAGGGGCCCTTTGTCACTGGTGAGGTCAACATTATTGATGGTTCTTATCGCTCGTTCGGTCAAGATTTGCAGATCAAAGAGGGTAAAATCTTAATGAATGGGCCAGTGGATCAGCCGTATGTGCAGATCACCGCGATCCGTAATCCGAACAATACCCGTGATGATGTGACCGCTGGGGTAAAGGTTACCGGACCGGCCAGCGAGCCGACGGTCACCATTTTCTCTGAGCCAGCAATGCCACAAGCCAATGCGCTATCCTATCTATTACGTGGTCAGGATATTGATGGGGAAGCAGGTGGCAGTGCGATGACAACCACGTTAATCGGCCTCAGTTTAGCCAAAAGTGGTCGCGTGGTCGGTGAAATCGGTGAAGCGTTTGGCGTGCAAGATCTGCAACTCGATACCGCTGGCTCAGGGAACGACTCGCAAGTCACTGTCAGCGGTTATATTTTACCTGGACTGCAAGTCAAGTATGGCGTGGGTATTTTTGATTCTGTGGGTGAATTTACCGTGCGCTACCGCTTAATGCAGGACCTCTATTTAGAGGCAATTTCTGGTGTCGATAGTGCGGTTGATGTGCTCTATCAATTTGAATTCGATTAA
- a CDS encoding gamma-glutamylcyclotransferase family protein: MQHLVFVYGTLRSGESNHYLLEHSQCLGHYTTPAIYSLYDLGPYPAVIEGRDAIVGEVYLVDQRTLEQLDRLEDIPVTYRREQIETPFGLAWIYLYQDSSQLDVLIASGDWCQKV; encoded by the coding sequence GTGCAGCATTTAGTGTTTGTTTATGGGACATTACGTAGTGGAGAGTCTAATCATTACCTGCTCGAACACAGTCAGTGTCTCGGTCACTATACGACGCCAGCGATTTACAGTTTATATGATCTTGGCCCGTATCCAGCCGTAATAGAAGGACGTGACGCTATCGTCGGGGAAGTCTATTTGGTTGATCAACGCACATTGGAACAGCTTGATCGGTTAGAAGATATCCCGGTCACTTATCGCCGTGAGCAAATCGAGACGCCATTTGGTTTAGCGTGGATTTACCTCTATCAAGACAGCAGCCAGCTAGATGTGTTAATTGCCTCGGGAGATTGGTGTCAAAAAGTGTGA
- a CDS encoding DUF2799 domain-containing protein translates to MKVKLILLSILLVGCSSQPIPLSSSTQDWRDFGQQQAQMGWLKQSQSALAKQRSDSVLDSELYLAYDSGYEVGRNNYCQQDARMLGVVGKPYLGICDQLDPFFYQDYMSGRTSSAGSGI, encoded by the coding sequence ATGAAAGTTAAACTTATTTTGCTATCGATATTGTTGGTGGGTTGCAGCAGCCAGCCAATTCCGCTGTCGAGCTCGACACAAGATTGGCGAGATTTTGGACAACAGCAGGCACAGATGGGGTGGCTTAAGCAATCTCAGTCTGCACTGGCCAAGCAGCGCAGTGACAGTGTGCTCGATTCGGAGCTCTACTTAGCCTATGACAGTGGCTATGAAGTAGGGAGAAATAATTATTGCCAGCAAGATGCGCGAATGTTGGGGGTTGTAGGTAAGCCCTACTTGGGAATTTGTGACCAGTTAGACCCGTTTTTTTATCAGGACTACATGTCCGGACGGACATCGAGCGCAGGCTCAGGCATTTAG
- the fbp gene encoding class 1 fructose-bisphosphatase, translating to MSGMRTLGEFIVEKQADFPHASGDLSSLLSSIRLAAKIVNREINAAGLGDITGAVGTANVQGEDQQKLDVYANDKFKAALEARDQVCGVASEEEDEAVAFNKELNKNAKYVVLMDPLDGSSNIDVNVSVGTIFSIYRRVSPIGTPPTQEDFLQPGHKQVAAGYVIYGSSTMLVYTTGNGVNGFTYDPSLGTFCLSHENMMIPQDGSIYSINEGNYIRFPLGVKKYIKYCQESAPSDNRPYTSRYIGSLVADFHRNLLKGGIYLYPSTESHPNGKLRLLYECNPMAFIIEQAGGVASDGVNRIMDIKPTELHQRVPFFVGSKNMVKKVEAFLEQNRDE from the coding sequence ATGTCTGGAATGCGCACCCTTGGCGAGTTCATTGTAGAAAAACAAGCGGACTTCCCCCACGCTAGCGGTGATCTATCATCCCTACTCTCTTCGATTCGTCTTGCTGCGAAAATCGTTAACCGCGAGATTAATGCCGCGGGCCTCGGCGATATTACCGGCGCGGTTGGTACTGCCAACGTACAAGGCGAAGACCAACAAAAACTTGATGTTTATGCCAACGACAAGTTTAAAGCGGCATTAGAAGCACGCGACCAAGTGTGTGGTGTGGCAAGCGAAGAAGAAGATGAAGCTGTAGCGTTTAACAAAGAACTCAACAAAAACGCCAAATACGTAGTGTTGATGGACCCGCTTGACGGTTCGTCTAATATCGATGTGAACGTATCTGTTGGGACTATCTTTTCCATTTATCGCCGCGTGTCACCGATCGGCACACCGCCTACCCAAGAAGACTTTCTCCAACCTGGCCATAAACAAGTGGCCGCCGGCTATGTGATCTACGGCTCTTCAACCATGTTGGTGTACACCACGGGTAACGGCGTCAATGGGTTTACCTACGACCCTTCACTTGGGACTTTCTGTTTGTCACATGAAAATATGATGATCCCACAAGATGGCAGCATCTACTCAATCAACGAAGGCAATTACATCCGCTTCCCACTCGGGGTGAAAAAGTACATTAAGTATTGCCAAGAGAGTGCGCCTAGCGACAATCGCCCATACACCTCACGCTACATTGGTTCGCTGGTGGCCGATTTCCATCGCAACCTACTTAAAGGCGGTATCTACCTCTATCCGAGCACAGAGAGCCACCCAAATGGCAAGCTGCGCCTTCTGTATGAGTGCAACCCAATGGCCTTCATCATTGAGCAAGCTGGCGGTGTGGCCTCTGACGGGGTGAATCGCATCATGGATATTAAGCCAACCGAGCTGCATCAACGCGTGCCTTTCTTTGTTGGCTCGAAGAACATGGTGAAAAAGGTCGAAGCGTTTTTAGAACAAAACCGCGACGAATAG
- the mpl gene encoding UDP-N-acetylmuramate:L-alanyl-gamma-D-glutamyl-meso-diaminopimelate ligase, translating to MHIHILGICGTFMGGAAMLARQLGHKVTGSDANVYPPMSTMLESQGIEIIEGFDPAQLDPAPDLVVIGNAMSRGNPCVEHVLNSNLRYTSGPQWLQEFLLHDRWVLAVSGTHGKTTTSSMLAWILDACGYQPGFLVGGVLGNFGISARLGESMFFVVEADEYDSAFFDKRSKFVHYHPRTLVMNNLEFDHADIFDDLEAIKRQFHHLVRTVPGNGRILAPKQDRAIADVLERGCWSETEYSGQQGQWQANKMVADGSHFEVRFQGEVVGSVQWDLVGDHNVDNALMAIAAARHVGVTPDLACEALAKFINTKRRLELKGEVNGVRVYDDFAHHPTAIELTLGGLRNKVGQDKILAVLEPRSATMKRGVHKQTLAASLTAADQVFLYQPQGIDWSVDEVALKCTQPAVTSDDIDILVEKIAAAAQPGDNILVMSNGGFAGIHDKLLAKLAQ from the coding sequence ATGCACATTCATATCTTGGGGATCTGCGGAACATTCATGGGTGGCGCCGCGATGTTGGCGCGTCAACTGGGGCACAAGGTGACTGGCAGTGATGCCAATGTTTATCCGCCAATGAGCACCATGCTTGAATCGCAAGGTATTGAAATAATTGAAGGCTTTGATCCCGCACAGCTTGACCCAGCCCCTGATTTAGTGGTGATTGGCAATGCAATGAGTCGTGGCAACCCCTGTGTTGAGCACGTGCTCAATAGCAACTTGCGTTACACCTCTGGTCCGCAATGGCTGCAAGAGTTTCTGTTGCATGACCGCTGGGTACTGGCGGTGTCCGGAACTCACGGCAAAACCACGACCTCAAGCATGCTGGCGTGGATTCTCGACGCGTGTGGTTACCAGCCCGGATTTTTGGTTGGCGGCGTGCTTGGGAACTTCGGTATTTCTGCCCGCCTAGGCGAAAGCATGTTTTTTGTGGTCGAAGCGGATGAATACGACAGCGCTTTTTTCGATAAGCGTTCTAAGTTTGTCCACTACCATCCACGCACGCTGGTGATGAACAACCTTGAGTTCGATCATGCAGACATCTTTGATGATTTGGAAGCGATTAAACGTCAGTTCCACCATCTGGTCCGCACGGTGCCGGGCAATGGACGCATTCTTGCCCCTAAACAGGATCGGGCGATAGCCGATGTGTTAGAGCGTGGCTGCTGGAGTGAGACCGAATACAGCGGTCAACAAGGGCAATGGCAAGCAAACAAAATGGTTGCTGATGGCTCTCATTTTGAGGTGCGATTCCAAGGTGAAGTGGTTGGGAGCGTCCAGTGGGATTTGGTCGGCGACCATAATGTAGATAATGCCTTGATGGCCATTGCCGCTGCTCGCCATGTGGGTGTCACCCCCGACCTCGCCTGTGAGGCGCTGGCGAAATTCATTAATACTAAGCGTCGCCTTGAGTTAAAAGGCGAGGTGAACGGCGTTCGCGTTTATGACGATTTTGCCCATCACCCAACCGCGATTGAACTGACTTTAGGTGGTTTACGTAACAAGGTCGGCCAAGACAAGATTCTAGCGGTGTTAGAGCCTCGCAGTGCCACCATGAAACGTGGGGTGCATAAACAGACGCTTGCAGCCTCACTGACCGCCGCCGATCAGGTGTTTCTCTATCAACCACAAGGCATTGACTGGTCGGTGGATGAGGTGGCCCTGAAGTGCACACAACCCGCTGTGACCAGCGATGATATCGATATCTTAGTAGAAAAAATTGCGGCCGCAGCACAGCCTGGCGATAATATTTTGGTCATGAGTAACGGTGGCTTTGCTGGCATTCACGACAAACTACTGGCCAAATTGGCCCAATAA
- a CDS encoding flavin prenyltransferase UbiX has product MSNNTSKSITLAFTGASGAPYGLRLLECLLAAEYRVYLLISSAARVVLATEHGLKLPANPDAAQQALVNHLGCDSEKLVVCGKDDWFSPVASGSAAPKQMVVCPCSAGSVAAIAHGMSDNLIERAADVVMKERGQLLLVVRETPFSTLHLENMHKLSQMGVTIMPAAPGFYHQPKSIEDLVDFMVARILDHLGVEQGLVPRWGYDSRQI; this is encoded by the coding sequence ATGAGCAACAATACCTCTAAATCGATAACCTTAGCTTTTACTGGCGCGTCAGGTGCGCCTTACGGTCTGCGCTTATTGGAATGTTTGTTGGCCGCAGAGTATCGCGTTTATCTGCTGATCTCGTCCGCGGCGCGAGTGGTACTGGCGACCGAGCATGGCTTAAAGCTTCCAGCAAACCCCGACGCCGCTCAGCAAGCCTTGGTCAACCATCTTGGCTGCGATAGCGAGAAGCTGGTGGTGTGTGGCAAGGATGACTGGTTTTCTCCCGTCGCTTCAGGATCTGCTGCGCCGAAGCAGATGGTGGTGTGTCCGTGTTCAGCGGGAAGCGTTGCCGCTATTGCACACGGTATGTCGGACAACTTGATTGAACGTGCGGCCGATGTGGTGATGAAAGAGCGGGGACAGCTACTGTTGGTGGTGCGTGAGACACCGTTTTCGACGCTGCATTTGGAGAACATGCACAAACTGTCCCAGATGGGCGTCACTATTATGCCTGCTGCGCCGGGGTTCTACCATCAACCTAAATCGATAGAAGATCTGGTCGACTTTATGGTGGCGCGTATTCTCGACCACTTAGGTGTTGAGCAAGGATTAGTGCCACGTTGGGGCTATGATTCGCGTCAGATTTAA
- the thiB gene encoding thiamine ABC transporter substrate binding subunit, with amino-acid sequence MNTTLSTISISGLAAAMLTSWSAFAANDTLTVYTYDSFAADWGPGPTIEKAFEAQCGCDLNLVALDDGVSILNRLRLEGANSKADIVLGLDNNLMAEAQQTGLLAEHKVDTSKVNLPNGWNNPTFVPYDFGYFAFVYNTEKLANPPASLKELIESRDDLKVIYQDPRTSTPGQGLMLWIKSVYGDKATQAWQQLAKKTVTVTKGWSEAYSMFLEGESDLVLSYTTSPAYHLIAEKDAKYAAANFAEGHYTQVEVAAKVKGTENSELADQFMAFILSDEFQSAMPTGNWMYPVTDVALPQGFETLTTPSKALGFSADEVAQNRKAWIREWQNALTF; translated from the coding sequence GTGAATACCACTCTAAGCACCATTTCAATCAGCGGTCTTGCCGCAGCCATGTTGACATCATGGTCTGCGTTTGCAGCCAACGACACCTTAACCGTTTATACCTACGACTCGTTTGCCGCCGATTGGGGCCCAGGCCCAACCATTGAGAAAGCTTTTGAAGCTCAATGCGGTTGTGACCTCAACTTAGTCGCCCTCGATGATGGCGTGTCTATTCTCAATCGCTTACGTCTAGAAGGTGCAAACAGTAAGGCCGATATTGTATTGGGGCTAGACAACAACCTGATGGCCGAAGCACAACAAACCGGTCTACTGGCTGAGCACAAAGTCGATACCAGCAAGGTCAATCTGCCAAATGGCTGGAACAACCCGACCTTTGTACCTTACGATTTTGGCTATTTTGCCTTTGTCTATAATACGGAAAAGCTCGCCAACCCACCGGCTAGTCTCAAAGAGCTGATCGAGTCTCGCGATGACCTGAAAGTCATCTATCAAGACCCGCGCACGTCTACCCCGGGTCAGGGGCTGATGCTATGGATCAAATCTGTCTACGGCGATAAGGCCACTCAAGCTTGGCAACAACTGGCGAAAAAGACGGTCACTGTGACTAAGGGCTGGTCAGAAGCTTACTCTATGTTCCTTGAGGGTGAATCGGATCTTGTGCTGTCGTACACCACCTCTCCGGCTTATCACTTAATCGCAGAAAAAGACGCCAAGTATGCAGCGGCAAATTTTGCCGAAGGTCATTACACCCAAGTGGAAGTGGCAGCTAAAGTGAAGGGCACCGAGAACAGTGAGTTGGCTGACCAGTTTATGGCTTTCATCCTCAGTGATGAGTTCCAGTCAGCCATGCCGACTGGAAACTGGATGTACCCAGTGACAGATGTTGCACTGCCACAAGGGTTTGAAACCTTAACGACGCCAAGTAAAGCGCTCGGTTTTTCTGCTGACGAGGTCGCGCAAAATCGTAAAGCGTGGATTCGCGAGTGGCAAAACGCGTTAACCTTCTAA
- the thiP gene encoding thiamine/thiamine pyrophosphate ABC transporter permease ThiP — MYQVPKVGLGVAIIIAAFIVSALSALLSYAPTLDILSVWHDPYYRHVTKFSFYQSLLSTLLSVGFALPVAHALSRRNFIGKSLLLKLFATTLVLPVLVGVFGLLAIYGNSGLLAQGVKLLDSQLPFSIYGLNGILLAHVFFNLPYATRLLLQSLDTIPAEQHKLCAHLGMGHWDKFRWVEWPRLRQQLPHVCGLVFMLCFTSFATVMALGGGPKSTTIELAIYQAIKFDFDLQAGALLAIWQMLLCGLMALLIQRLSKPLAVSSGSQSQSVVITKDTLSSQLWDWGWIVAALLLVLPPLVMVVLSGINSQALSVFTDSRFWMALTASLKVALSASLIAVVAGYAILLTSRRLRLNSRNKSADQVELIGTIILVTPGLVVSTGLFLLLRAMTDVFSFAFVIVVAVNALMGLPYVIKTLSQPMLHIEQQYQYLCASLGLTRWQRFKVVEWRALKRPFAHAFAISFMFAIGDLSAIALFGSQEFRTLPLYLFQLLGSYQMDAAAVVSLTLLLLSLGCFTLVEKLFNAHSKVGYVKSK; from the coding sequence TTGTATCAGGTTCCTAAAGTTGGACTAGGGGTCGCGATTATCATCGCGGCCTTTATCGTTTCTGCGTTGTCAGCATTGCTGAGTTATGCGCCGACGCTGGATATATTGAGTGTCTGGCATGATCCTTACTATCGTCATGTCACCAAGTTCAGCTTCTATCAGTCGCTGCTGTCCACTCTGCTCAGTGTCGGCTTTGCTCTACCGGTGGCGCACGCGTTGTCGCGGCGAAATTTCATCGGCAAATCTCTGCTACTCAAGCTGTTTGCTACGACCCTGGTATTGCCGGTGTTAGTTGGTGTGTTTGGCTTGTTGGCGATTTATGGCAACAGCGGTTTACTCGCTCAGGGGGTTAAGCTGCTTGATAGCCAACTGCCATTTTCGATTTATGGCCTCAATGGTATTTTGCTCGCACACGTGTTTTTTAACTTACCCTATGCGACGCGATTATTGCTGCAGTCGTTGGATACGATTCCCGCCGAGCAGCATAAACTCTGTGCCCATCTGGGAATGGGCCATTGGGACAAGTTTCGCTGGGTTGAGTGGCCAAGGCTGCGTCAGCAACTCCCTCATGTGTGTGGCTTGGTGTTTATGCTCTGCTTTACCAGTTTCGCCACCGTAATGGCGTTGGGCGGTGGTCCCAAATCGACCACGATTGAGTTGGCCATTTATCAAGCGATTAAGTTTGATTTTGATTTGCAAGCAGGGGCGTTACTCGCCATATGGCAAATGCTGCTGTGCGGTTTGATGGCGCTATTGATTCAGCGCTTGAGCAAGCCTCTCGCCGTGTCATCCGGGTCGCAGAGTCAGTCGGTGGTGATAACTAAAGACACTCTAAGCTCTCAGCTTTGGGATTGGGGTTGGATTGTTGCTGCGCTTTTATTGGTGCTGCCGCCGCTAGTGATGGTGGTACTGAGTGGGATCAATAGCCAGGCGCTGAGTGTGTTCACCGATAGCCGTTTTTGGATGGCATTGACCGCGTCATTGAAAGTCGCCTTGTCTGCTAGTCTGATTGCTGTGGTCGCTGGGTACGCGATCTTACTTACCAGCCGACGCTTGAGACTCAATTCGCGCAATAAAAGTGCTGATCAAGTCGAGTTGATCGGCACCATTATTTTGGTCACCCCCGGGCTCGTTGTCTCTACTGGGCTGTTTTTGCTGTTGCGCGCCATGACGGATGTATTCAGTTTTGCCTTTGTTATCGTGGTTGCCGTCAATGCGCTGATGGGATTACCGTATGTGATCAAAACCTTGTCTCAGCCGATGCTGCATATTGAGCAGCAGTATCAATATCTATGTGCGAGCCTTGGACTGACGCGCTGGCAGCGATTTAAGGTGGTGGAGTGGCGAGCATTAAAAAGGCCGTTTGCGCATGCTTTTGCGATCAGTTTTATGTTTGCTATCGGCGATTTAAGCGCAATTGCCCTGTTTGGCAGTCAGGAATTTCGAACTTTGCCACTGTACTTGTTCCAGTTACTGGGCAGTTATCAGATGGACGCTGCAGCGGTCGTGTCACTCACCTTGCTGCTGTTAAGCTTAGGTTGCTTTACCTTAGTCGAGAAGTTGTTTAATGCCCATTCAAAGGTCGGTTATGTTAAGTCTAAATAA